DNA sequence from the Oscillatoria nigro-viridis PCC 7112 genome:
TGAGAAAACAAGCTTGTAAATAGCGTACCCGCTCAACCTCAACCCGTATTCACGCTTTGTCAAAGCGATAAATAAAGGCTCTTGGGGCATTGCAGCTCCCCGCACGCTCAGCCAATCAGAAATCGCATCTGCCGTCGCGTCGTGCAAGTCAATTAGCTGCGCTTGAGTTCCCCTACCTTTGCCGTAAATATTCAGAGTTCGGGCCAGCGGGTCAAAGTCGCTTATATTGGCTGCGCCGATTTCTCCCCGGCGCAACGCATTGTCCCACAGCAACCGGAGAACTGCATAGTCGCGCTTTCCCTGGGGCGTACTCCGGTCTGGAATTTCTAACACCGACTGCATCGCCGCCACATTCTCAGAAGCAACTCGGCCAAACCCTGTAGTATCCCGGTAAGGAACCACCTTCTCTCCTTCAACATCTACCAAACTCCACTCGCACTCGCCCACCTTGCGAGCAAAATTCACCAAACTTTTGATCGCCGCCAGCCGCCGATTAATCGTCGCTTCCTTAAGTCCCTTGTCGATTAGTTTGGCTTTATATTTGAGAACCACCGCGACAGCGGCGAAGCGGTTCAACCGTAGGAACTCGCGCACTAATGCCGGGTGCGGTTCCTGCTCCGTCATTGTCGTAAAGAAATCGTACAAGTCCTTCTCATAAGCGTGCCTAGTGTTGACAGAGCGCTTGGCAGCTAACAGCTCTGCCACTAGGTCGCGCGTTGAAGCTATTTCTCCAAAGGAATTAGCAGCGTGTTCTAAGTCCATAGCCGGCCCTATAATTTGGGTTTCCAGACCAGATTACCCTCATTAGGGGTGCAAATTGACGGTGGAATTGCTTGCTCTGTCAAAGAAGAAGAAAATCGTCAATGAGGAAAGTAGGTGCGATCGCGATCGCTACCTCCGGAAAGCAGCAGGACACGAGCGCCTATCGTCCCCCAAAATACTCAGTTTCAGTTTTTAAGCCTTCGCAAAAAAGGTGTCGGCAGACAATCGCGATCGCACTCGGGAGCAACTAACTTCCCTGTATCGTTTTGAACCAGCATCCGACATAGCCTTGGCTTTTGGGGACTCCGAAAGAGAGACTTGATGCCTGCGCGTATGCCCTAACAGTTAGTGATGACAAATTTTCTTTGACGATTTGACGATTCTCCTAAACTCTCCTATTTATAAGGCTTTCAGCTTCTAACTTTCATTGACGATTATTGACATTGTTTTTGACGATTCTCCCCAAACGCTTTTTCAGCATGGATTTTGGGGATATACTGCAAATTTTTGACGATTTTGACGATTGCTTGACGCCCATCGCCCTATCAAGCTGGCAGGGAAGCGGATTGTCCTTGTTATCGCGGGAGCGGGCGATCGTGAATTTATTGGGATGTGGCTGGGGAATCGTCAATGACGATTTTCAATCGTCAAAGCTGCTATTGACGGGGGAACTGCTTGATGTGTAAGAGTTTCAAACTATCGTCAAATCGTCAACGCAATTTTTAAACTAGCGGTAAATTTAGATGCCGGATAGTCCGTCGCGATCGTC
Encoded proteins:
- a CDS encoding tyrosine-type recombinase/integrase, which translates into the protein MDLEHAANSFGEIASTRDLVAELLAAKRSVNTRHAYEKDLYDFFTTMTEQEPHPALVREFLRLNRFAAVAVVLKYKAKLIDKGLKEATINRRLAAIKSLVNFARKVGECEWSLVDVEGEKVVPYRDTTGFGRVASENVAAMQSVLEIPDRSTPQGKRDYAVLRLLWDNALRRGEIGAANISDFDPLARTLNIYGKGRGTQAQLIDLHDATADAISDWLSVRGAAMPQEPLFIALTKREYGLRLSGYAIYKLVFSTCCAAGIPKRISPHRIRHAAITTLLDASNGNTRMAQKLSRHTSSNVLNCYDDNRQSLQREASGLLADLVH